GTCGGCCAACGTTTCCACGGCGTGTGTCGACGCGGCGCTCGACGCCATCGCCGCTTCGGCATGCTTGGACGATTGCTCCTGCATCCGCTCGAGTCGCTTCAGCCGCGCGACTTCCTGAGGATCGGTTGGGCGAAGCTTGGCCGCGGCGGGCTTGCGAGCTGCGGCCAACGGTGTGGCGCGGTGAAAATAGTCTTCGGCATCAAACGGCATCGCTGTCGTCTTGGATACCAACCGCATTCCATCAGCAAACGACAGACGGCTGGAGGCGGACGCCTCCTCCTTGCGAGGATTACGGGAAAGCCGGCTGCTTTCAGCCCCCTCGCGAGGCGAATGAATAAAGTGACGAGCGGCTTCAGCGAAGGGCGAGCCCGGAGGCATTGTCATCGCTGCGGGTGCCTGCCCCGGTTCGGCTGGCGGTTGCACAACCGATGAGTCCCGCACCCCTTGCAGCAGGGTCAGGGTATAGTCCCCCAGCTGAAGGTTATCCCCCTCTTCCAACCACGCCTCGGTGACGCGAATCCCATTGACCAGGATGGCGATACCGTACCCGCGGACCAGCAATCGATCCTGTTGGCGGATCAGGATCGCGTGCGTCTTTCGCAGCGACGAGTCCTCCAGCCGGACCGAGCAACCGTCGCCCGACCCAAAGGTGTAGCTCTGGCCGCTCAATCGCAACCGGCGGCGGGGATGCCCGACGCGGTCGACCTGGAATTCCAGATAGTCTTCGTTACCGGGGCCACCGGAGCCCAGATCTTGTGTTGGCTTTTGGGTGTTAGCTGGTGCGGACACGTCGTTGCCTTCCGATTGATTCCTTCAATGGGGATTATCCCTTCATCTCTTCTATCGGAACGATAACGCTCGTACATTCCTCCAAACCAGACTGATCCGACTTTCCTTGGATTTCTCAACCTCCTTTTGTCCTAAAAATGCCGATTAGGGCAGGCTAGCAATTGCCTACCCGTCGAATTCATTCGACTCAACCCAAGAAACCAGCCCAGAAACCGCTAGGTTGAAAAGAGAGTGTGATAGCACGGAATTCAAACTGTCCCACACAAAAAGTTCCCGGAGCAGAACGCTAGACACCCTGGAAACGCTATCGCAAGTATCCGTCAGTGAAGGACTTGCGACCCGACTTTACCACCCCGACCAGATGAATTCGAGAATCGCAGTCAAGCCATTTGGCGAAAGCGCACTATAGTTAAGTTTGCCTGCGGACAACCCAACGGACCAAGCCGAGGAACACGAGCCTGCGGAATGCTGTCTGACATGTTGAACCGCTGGCGGAAAACGCTTCAAAGCGACGTCTTCAACAGCAGAAATCGAGACGGCTGCTGGCAATCCAAAGATTAACCATCAATGAACTGAGGCTGTTAGAGATATGGCACGTACACAAGCTATCTTGAAGTTGCGACAATTGCTCGTTCGACGGCGGGATGCACTTCGCCGAGTCCTGGCGGGCGACTTGAGTTCGCTTAACGAATTGCGTGAGCAAAGCCATGGCGATGCGTTGGATGCCGCGTCGGACACCGCGCGGGACGAATTGAGCAGCCAGTTGGCGGAAGTCGAAAGTCGTGAACTAGGCCAGATCGACGAAGCGCTTGTGCGGATGCGAGACGGCTCGTACGGCAGCTGCGATGGGTGTGGCAAAGTGATCCCCGTCGCCCGGCTCCAGATCGTCCCCTATGCGACTGAGTGCATCGAGTGCAAACGCAAAAGCGAAGGGAGCAATACTGGCGGTGGATGGTCTTGGAACCAACCACAGGGCGGTGCGGAAGTCGATAGCGTTTAGGTCGCGAAGCGATTTCTGAACGGATAAAGTGGGCGAACCGCGATCGCCAGCAACGCGACCTATCGATCAGCTATATATAGGTTGCAAACTTGGCTCCGCCAACGGCATGAAATATCATTGATAGCGAAGCGTTCCCTGTTTGGGAAACGCTTCGCTTTTTTCATGTTATGTCGATGCTGCATATCGTCCACGTTAGATCGACGCCAGCGAAGTCTAGCCCTCCACAATACCGATGTTCAGTGCAGCAGTGAATGTTCTTCGGCTCATCGACGCTTTCGTATTTCAGGACAAACAGAATAATGAACCTTTCGAGATGGATCCTGGCAGTCGCGATCATCTGCGGCTCGACGTCGTCAACCTTCGCTCAATTGCAACCAGCGAGCCTGGTCAACGATCGCCCCTCCCCCCGCCCCGAGGTCGATATCCCAGGCCAAATCGCGGTCTTGCAAAGCATGAGCCGGGTCGTCAAACACGTCGCCCGGACAGCCAAACCTTGCGT
Above is a genomic segment from Rosistilla ulvae containing:
- a CDS encoding TraR/DksA family transcriptional regulator, translated to MARTQAILKLRQLLVRRRDALRRVLAGDLSSLNELREQSHGDALDAASDTARDELSSQLAEVESRELGQIDEALVRMRDGSYGSCDGCGKVIPVARLQIVPYATECIECKRKSEGSNTGGGWSWNQPQGGAEVDSV